Within Vicia villosa cultivar HV-30 ecotype Madison, WI linkage group LG1, Vvil1.0, whole genome shotgun sequence, the genomic segment CTCTACAATTATAGCTCCAACACAAAAATGATAGGTTCCATATAACTCAATTGGAAATATTCAGTGTTAATTATATTCATAGTTTGCAGAAGTTAAAAATTCAACTTTCAATCTTATGCCAAATAAAGCTAAACCCTAACTTAAGTACCTAACAACAagtaaaaaatttcaaattcgaaAGAAACCCTAATCTATCATAATTGGGGAGAATTGAGGGGAAAATGAAACAGACCTTTGTTGAAAAACAATGTGAAATCTAGCGATTCTTCTCGGCAGGCAATGGACGATTGAACCCACCACGACGATTCATGTACTGCCTCGGTTGCCGTTTTGTGACCGCTCTAATGCCGCTAACATCAGCACCAGGTACCGGCTTCCCCTTGGTGGAGTCAAAACCAACAGGAATtcccatcatcttcatcatctccaactcATCCTCGTTCACCTCAACCTCTTCCCCATTCTCTGCCACCTTCTGCTGCTTCTGTTCCTTTGCAATCCCGTCTACAAAGTCAGACACCACTTTCTTCGTATCTTTGTGGTCTTTGTGATCTTCATCGACTGAATCCCTTCGGTGACGCTTCCTGGGAGGGTCAGGGGAGGGTGTTCGGTGGTGGCGTCGACGGTGGGAACGGTCGAGGGGAGATCGGGAGCGGGAATGGCGAGAGCGTACACGGTCAGGTGAGCGTGTGCGGGATCTCTTGCTGCGTGCTCTGTCGCGGTCTCGGTCACGGTCTCGGTCTCGGTCACGGTCGCGGTGGTCGTCTTTATCACGGTCGCGATCGCGGTGGTCGTCACGGTCGCGTCTGCGGTCTCTTTCTCTGTCGCGGTGGCGGTCACGGTCGCTCATGGTGGTGGAAGATGGGGTTTAGGGTTCATGGTTCAATTTGGCAAAACCCTATATTAAACATCTTTGCTCCCTTTGGTTTTTGGAGTAACTAGAAAGTTAATACTATTAGTATATCCATTAtatttatttgtgtttttttaaatGAGATCCGtctaaatttttatattatttgatattttctaattatttaaataattcacttataatttttaaatatctaTCTAACTTATCAAAAAGTTTAAAATAAGTCTCATTAAACCAcacaatatattatataaaatataattaaaaaattcattcaaatatatcaaaatataaataagactaaaataaatatatattaaataaaataatacataGCACAAATAGttcattaaaattatatttaaaaaatagataaattcaaaaatacatcACTAACAcgaaaaattaagaaaaagataaatttaagacaatttttaattgttgttattctcATTCTCAAAACGTTGTCATATGTGTTCTATCAAGTCTTGTTGAAGGTGTCGATGAATTTGTTTATAACGAACACTAAATCTTCTGCATAGGAACTCTTGAAAGTCAATATTAGAATCATTCGGCAATCATGTTGTGTATTATGATATATGTATCCATAATACGTTGGAGTGCATCTAAGTGCCAAGATCAAGTCGGGTTGCGTATGATTGCAAATCAAGTTTGGAGAACCTCAAATGCATGTTCAATAGCATTTCTTACTCCTTGATGTTGGGCAAAAAAAATCTCTTATCCCCTTGCGACATTGGGATACTTTTCACAAACATGGCCCATTCAGGATAAACGCCACCTGATAAGTAATAGCCCATGTTGTATTCAGTATGATTGATTGTATAATGAACCTCGGGAGCTCTCCCTTGCAGAACATCGTTGAAGACATTTGATTCGTTCAACACATTAATATCATTATTTGAACATTCTACCCCAAAGAATGCATGTCAAATCCATAAGTCTTGTGAAGCTATTGCTTCAAGCATAACATTGGGTTTTCCATAATTGCCTCGAACATACTGTCCTTTCAATGCAACAAGACAATTTTTTCATTCCCAATGCATACAATCAGTGTTACCTAATATACCTGAAAAGCCTCGCACCTCCCCCGTTTGAAGTAAGTGTTCAATATCTTGAGTGTCTGGTCTTTGCAAATATTGTGCTCCGAATACGCTGATCGCGCCTCTTGTAAACTTATTAACATATTTTAGTGTTGTAGTTTCACCGATTCCTAAATAGGCATCCACAATATCAGCAGACATTCCATATGCCAACATACGAATAATAGCAGTGCATTTTTGTAGCGGTGAAAGACTTAATCTACCAGTTGCATCAACCCTTATTAGGAAATACTCATCATGTTGGCCCAGAGCTTCCACAATACGAAGGAATATATGTTTATGCATTCGGTATCTTCGATGAAATTGCTCATTTGTGTATAATGGAGTTTCTGAAAAATAATCATTGAACAATCGATCATGTCCCTCTTCACGATTCCTCTCTATATTTCTTCTTTGACGTCTTGGCCTTCTAGAGCTTGAGGCTTCTTCTTGATTTTGACATTCAAAAAAAGTCTCACGAGTTCTTCATCTATGCCatcattcatataatccatgaacaTTTTTGCAATGTGGGAAAGATTAGAAGGATCCATGAAACAAACTCATTTTAATGTGTCTGTAAGAAACAGACTCATCTATAACAAAACATTAAAAAACTGCATCAGTGAAACAAAATATTGATATTAATTAGAATAATTCACAGTATCAACATTACCTTATTTAAAAGTTCAATCATCTACTCTTTTGATCCATCACTCTATTCAAGAAGACTTTAGTATCATCATATTTGTCTGTTGATTGTTCCATGTTCTTAGCTATAAAGTATTAACCaaacaagattaaaaataaactcAGGGTAATAAACATATAACATATCAATAATCTTTCATACAAAATCAACCCCTTACATAGGCATCTATCATGAATCCATGCCATAATCATTTCACCATAGCTGTTTTTTATCTGCAAAATATCAAATATTACATGACAGATCTCATTTTCATAACTCAAAACATCAAAAACTAACCAAAAACTTGCAGTACCATGTAAAAGCAGAGTCACATAACAGAAAGTATAGATCTCAAACTTTTAACTCACAAAAGATGAAACTAACCAAAAACTTGTAGTACCATGTAAAAGCAGAGTCACATGACAGAAAGTATAGATCTCAAACTTTTAACTCACAAAAGATGAAACCAACCAAAAACTTGTAGTACCATGTAAAAGCAGAGTAACATAACAGAAAGCATAGATCTCAAACTTTTAACTCACAAAAGATGAGATTTTGCTTAAAATCGTGTACAGACAAAAAAGATCCTTTTCAAGGCCATGTAATCTCTTAAAACTTCATTCATCTTTCAAACTACAACATCAAAAGACAACATTATTAAATACTAAAATATTATAGTTCATCAAATCCAAATGTTACATATTGAAGAATCTTACCCCTATATCACTTTTAGAGATACACAAATCTTAGTTTACCAAAGACAAATCCTgtatcaaatttcaaaaatcacatgATTATCTTACCGTTAACAAAACCCAAATGTTAAATATCTTTTTTAAAGACAAACAATACAGATCTGAAAACTGTCGGCTTAAATCACTTTCAAAATTACACAAAGCATAAATAATAACTCTATAAagataaaaatcaataaattgtAACCTTTTGAAATATAAGAAAAAACAGTGAATGAATATTGGTGATGAGATGATGATAAGTTAAGAGAGGGAGGCAAAGATGATATCAGAAGAGGGAGGCAAATGTGAGATGAGATGAGATGAGGGAGGCGATGATGGTACAATAGCGGTGGCGGATACATGAAAAAGAAAGACTAAGTGAGACAGAGAGGGGAATTGGGGTTTATAGATGTGACTCAAAATCTGACTACTAAATGATATTAATATtagcataaataataattaataccgGCCGGGTTTGGTCACCGATGGACCTAATATTTTTATCTGAACCGAAATAGTCCATTAGAAACCGAACCAACCATCTGTTTAACCTGATAATCTGATGTAAACCGACTCGGAGAGTGAAATTGAGTTTGGGTCGGTCGGACATACACGGATCAGTAATTTTTGTGCAGCCATATTATGCAGAAATCATTTGGTGCGCTTGATGTACTTGTATTGAAGCATGAAGTGAAACATGGAGGGATCAAATTTGACATGTAGATATTTGTAAAGCCTAGAGAAGAACTAAAAACGTTGAAGCATAAAGAAGAAAGGAACAAACTTAGTTTTTAGGAAAACTAAGTaggaaattttcaaaataatttaggACTTATGTATAAGTTGAATTGTATTTCAATAGTTTTTCCTATTTCAATGAAAGTAAGAGGATCAATTAATGATATAAAAGTAGTTTGTTTTGTTAATTTCATGTAAGAGTATTAATGAATAATCAATTTGattcaattgaataaataaatttgtatttaGTTTTCAATTGGATTGCTATAACTTATTGTTGCTAAATGTTACTGATAAAAGAACTACTGCTAAAATAACTTGATATTAAATGTTGCTAATTCAATTGAATAATCAATCTGTATTGTTAAATGCTATATAACTTGCTAAATCGTTGACAATACCATCAAATCATCTACAAATAATACCACATCTAATGATGCAACATCATCAGAAGAGGTTCACTACTACAAAAGTATATACAACAACGCCCACGTTACCACAGTCCTTTGAAGGACTGTTATGACATCTCTAAATTCAGgcgtcatttttttattttttaattaaaaattgttaACATATTATCACAGTTGTTTAGAACAACTTTAGTGATATCTTTAACCTTTCATGGGTTCGAATCTCAGCACCGGCAAATTTGTAATTTCTTCAGTATTTTAGTTGTGCctttcattttatttacttttagataaaaaaataaaagtgataTCACCACGGTTGTTTTATCCAACCGTTATgatatattttcaatttttaaaattttaaatgctTAAAACCTgacatttttttagaaaattacaTTAACGTAAACCATATATTACCACGGTTTTTTAATCCAACCGTTGTGAtatatgtttcaatttttttaatttttaaatgtttaatATTTGATACTTTTTATAAATTTTCATTAAGTTAACCATATATCACTACGGTTAATTTATAAAACTGTGGTGGAAAGACTTATTTACTTGAAGGAAACCCAGCTAGTTAGCTTGTCTCCTTAGttgtattttttttctcattttcattAGCAAAACAATGTCATTTTCAACCTTGACAAAACAACATCGTTTTCAACCCTAACGAAACAACATCATTTTCAACCAAGAACACCTTTTTCATCCAACTTCATCTTTCTAGGCTTACGTATCGTCGAGGTGGAAGATAGCACCAACTTCATTGTTCTTGGCTTACATACCTTCGAGGAGGAAGACAAAAATTCTGACAACATCTTTTTACTTATTAATCATGTTTCCGATATGTAAACGTTTTTCCCAATGCTTCTACAATAAACTTCATTTTCCGTTGTGTTTCtgtttatgtttttgatgatgataTGCTTAATGAGTAGACTTTCTATACATTTTTATGATGATATGTGATCATAAATACAGCCACTACTACTGGTGTTATTGTTTATGTATTTGTCGTTGTTGATGTCATTGTGTTGATGTTGCCATTGTGTTGATGATGTCATTGTTGTTAATGATGCCATTGTTGTTGATGCCATTATTTTGATGATGCCATCGTTGTTGATGCCATTGTGTTGTTGATGcctttgttgttgatgatgtcatTGTTGTTGAtgctgtaacacggtgaactgactttttataatcgaaaaatgttgcggttaagcatgagtcgccaccgacttttattttatccaaactaaatcagaaaggcaaaaagaaacagaaaaaaaccttttaaaagaaatctaagttcggggggtaatttatgcaaagggaaggtgtaaggcaccctttgcatccatggttttccatgggctcttaattgctttgcttgctcgtttgtctttagaaaaagtagatgaaagaaaaaagtggactttagctcgtaaatgagcgtagccagtttttgaagaattgtgaaaaagaatatgaaaattgagcattgcaaggcaattaggggcaattaccttaaactcagataataggtctctttttgcctttcagaatgaaagggtctatccttgccataagagggcaggaagcctttcgtttggaggttgaagggtcatcgaaatatcctttgccataagactgtcccatgccataggagggcaggtagtctaaggtaaggatcagaataagccttattcgtaggcagccagaagatacctcagccttttcgtaggcaacgtCCGAGGGtctaggtcatttgtgtatcgaaggcagcatcattagggtcgtgacctttttatcgaggcaacatggctgaggtatcctcgaattcgagggacgtggcttattctgcaaaacacaaaggcaacaggcaacaaggcaacaggcaacaaggcaacagagagggttacccaaaagcgtgcgtgtgtgcaccaatcacgtgattatgttcagttatgttatcttataaaattacgtgatgctaattcaattaataagttgcactccctataattactaaccacacaataatataacaataataatggggaagggaaattgtaaccagcggaggagaggggaattgaaaccagcgggatataaaaataaaagagcaaaaggtttaacacaagtaataatttgtgaatagggtttagggttaccaatactcgtagctttggcagttgacaaaccctgaaaattggaaaagaaagaataaacagaggggtgagtgcattatcggttcggaggcaaatgaggttaaccttaataaaataaaagataaataaattaataatgaatgataaataatacttagctttgatttggatctgatctgatatggttggttagagtcggaggaaacttcgggggtaaccctgaaaagacaaggcagaaagagagggagtgaatgtatgcacagttcagaaatataaggacaaaccctaaaattaaaaaggaaacagGATAGACAtcgaataaataaaatacttagcttttgtaTTTTGATCGGGCGTGTCatcggagtgaaccatgttgataaccctgaaaaggcacaaaagaaatattcagtgtagtgggatgttcgtcgtaaaccctgattagggtacgaatttaaataagaaaatataaatgatttaattaattattggtctcgcgacctaattaattaaatcgggataaaaaTAGAATCGAGTACAGaaataatttttagaaaaattttttaggattaaaacaaaatagatatgaatttttaaagtaatatacataattaaatatatataaaatataatatataaagataaaaaataaactaatgtaaataaaataaataaataaaacatattatttatataaataaatatattatatatatatataaaaaaaaattagaataaaagaaaataaatagtttattattaataagaaaaagaaatatttaaaatgatatatatatataaataaaaacaagttacataattaaaaataaaaaaaatttggaaaattcTTAGCTTGGATCTGGTGCTACGCGCTCCTGAAGGATCATGATGGACATGCAGGTCGGGGTACGTTGGATGTGACGTTGGAATGATCTAACGGACGATGGTGTGAGGGTACACGCTAGTGCGTGTTTCATATCGCATGTAATCCATCCTGCTGCAACCAAAGACGCGCGCGAAGCACATTCAAATCAGCCAATCAGACTGCGCCACGCAGTCGTCTTCTACCTCAGACCATGGCTTTTAACACCGTTTATACTCAAGAGCGCTGTAATATATCTGAAGCTTCACACCTGAAAATAACGAACACAAGCAAACACACACAAAAATTTTTCGCGATAGGTCCATTATGATCGTATGGACATCACGAATTTGGTCATGGCATCAATTGAATCAACAAGAACCTGTGTCAAAAACCCCCAAATTGAAGGtccgaaccctaacatggtgaGACGTTCATAACACCATAATAATGCACCAAACTTTCCAGAATTGATCAACACAATATgagaaacacaaatat encodes:
- the LOC131628630 gene encoding uncharacterized protein LOC131628630, translating into MSDRDRHRDRERDRRRDRDDHRDRDRDKDDHRDRDRDRDRDRDRDRARSKRSRTRSPDRVRSRHSRSRSPLDRSHRRRHHRTPSPDPPRKRHRRDSVDEDHKDHKDTKKVVSDFVDGIAKEQKQQKVAENGEEVEVNEDELEMMKMMGIPVGFDSTKGKPVPGADVSGIRAVTKRQPRQYMNRRGGFNRPLPAEKNR